A genomic window from Oceanobacillus timonensis includes:
- a CDS encoding DeoR/GlpR family DNA-binding transcription regulator: protein MFVAERQQKIVELVNKRKSIRVTELSQVFSVTEETIRRDLEKLEKQKKLSRSHGGAISTNTSEQLEVPYFEREITNVNEKKEIAIEAVKQVEEGDQLILDASTTAWYMAKSLPDISLTVLTNSIKVAMELSTKKQITVVSTGGTLMPKSLSYVGPLAETSLDNYHVKKAFISCKGLHIDRGISESNEQQARIKKKMIESADKVYIMIDHSKFGIQAFSSIGGLEIIDHIITDTIIESKTIQQLEDKSMNLIKV, encoded by the coding sequence ATGTTTGTTGCAGAAAGACAGCAAAAAATTGTTGAATTAGTTAATAAACGTAAAAGTATACGTGTTACAGAATTAAGTCAAGTTTTTTCAGTGACGGAAGAGACCATTCGGAGAGACTTAGAAAAACTGGAAAAACAGAAAAAGTTATCCCGCAGCCATGGAGGTGCTATCAGTACAAACACTTCAGAACAATTGGAAGTTCCTTATTTTGAAAGAGAAATCACAAATGTGAACGAAAAAAAGGAGATTGCTATAGAGGCTGTTAAACAAGTGGAAGAAGGGGACCAATTAATTTTAGATGCGAGTACTACTGCATGGTATATGGCAAAATCTCTTCCGGATATCTCATTAACAGTGCTCACAAACTCTATTAAGGTGGCAATGGAATTAAGTACAAAAAAACAAATAACAGTGGTATCCACAGGAGGCACTCTAATGCCTAAGTCCCTTTCCTACGTGGGCCCATTAGCTGAGACTTCCCTGGATAATTATCATGTGAAAAAAGCTTTTATATCATGCAAAGGGCTCCATATAGATCGTGGAATCAGTGAATCTAATGAACAGCAAGCTCGAATAAAGAAGAAGATGATTGAAAGTGCCGATAAAGTTTATATTATGATTGATCATAGCAAATTTGGTATACAAGCATTTTCATCTATTGGTGGTTTGGAAATTATTGATCACATTATTACAGATACCATTATAGAAAGTAAAACCATTCAACAGTTAGAAGATAAATCAATGAATTTAATTAAGGTGTAA
- a CDS encoding DUF4956 domain-containing protein — MDFIDKIFDLQASEPSSIYMILLALIMSTLLSLAITKVYIITFTGERYAQSFVHTIIILSIIVSVVMNVVSDNAGVAFGLFAIFSLIRFRSAVTNVKDIAYIFFGLCAGMTCGLFRFDLAIILTLFACFVLYLLYKFEYGKGKDTQILKVTVPENLNYENLMHDVLAAYTLSSSLRQVETTNLGTMILYTYAIRMKNEVHDKELLDHIREKNANLKVSITYMENTDG; from the coding sequence ATGGATTTTATAGATAAAATATTCGATTTACAAGCTAGTGAACCATCCAGTATTTATATGATATTACTCGCATTGATTATGTCAACCTTGTTGAGTTTGGCTATTACGAAGGTATACATCATCACATTTACAGGCGAACGTTATGCTCAATCATTCGTACACACCATTATTATTTTGAGTATTATCGTCTCCGTGGTTATGAACGTGGTTAGTGACAATGCCGGCGTTGCATTTGGTTTATTTGCTATATTTTCACTGATTCGATTCAGAAGTGCGGTCACCAATGTGAAAGATATTGCCTATATTTTCTTTGGTCTGTGCGCAGGTATGACATGTGGGCTTTTTCGTTTTGACTTAGCAATCATACTCACTTTATTTGCTTGTTTCGTTCTTTATTTGCTTTACAAATTCGAATATGGAAAAGGGAAAGATACACAAATTTTAAAGGTCACTGTACCAGAAAACTTAAATTACGAAAACCTGATGCATGATGTACTTGCTGCATATACGCTAAGTTCTTCCTTGCGACAGGTTGAAACGACTAATCTTGGAACAATGATTTTGTACACTTATGCTATCCGTATGAAAAATGAAGTACATGATAAAGAATTGCTAGACCACATTCGCGAAAAAAATGCTAATTTAAAAGTTTCGATTACTTACATGGAAAATACTGATGGGTAG
- a CDS encoding polyphosphate polymerase domain-containing protein, with protein MKKLAIEIFKRKEQKYLITLDQYSLLLEQIMPYMRSDKFGVDGRYIVSSLYFDSDDHNIYFETKNKLTFRQKLRLRTYNETGIDETAFFEVKQKHNNVVNKRRMLLPLEEAYHYLEKGDKKHLKDFHTSNLQVLREIDHFRTLYKLKPEMVVSYERHALHGIDNPDLRITFDFNLRCRNDDLLLEHGSDGEQFIDNNLIVLEVKVNDSVPLWLTRILQALQCEQRSASKYCTSMELLQKNQMSEGIEREYVTAGGR; from the coding sequence GTGAAAAAATTGGCAATAGAAATTTTCAAAAGAAAAGAACAAAAATATCTGATTACGTTAGATCAATATTCGCTTTTGCTTGAACAAATCATGCCGTATATGCGTTCAGATAAATTTGGCGTAGATGGAAGATATATTGTCAGCAGTTTATATTTTGATAGCGATGATCACAATATTTATTTTGAAACAAAGAATAAATTGACTTTCCGACAAAAGCTCCGCCTTCGCACTTATAATGAAACAGGTATTGATGAAACAGCTTTTTTCGAGGTAAAACAAAAACATAACAACGTGGTCAACAAACGGAGAATGTTACTACCCTTAGAAGAAGCATATCATTACCTGGAAAAAGGAGATAAAAAACATTTAAAGGACTTTCATACTTCGAATTTGCAGGTACTTCGTGAAATTGATCACTTTAGAACATTATACAAATTAAAACCAGAAATGGTTGTCAGCTATGAACGCCATGCACTTCATGGAATAGACAACCCTGATTTGCGTATCACTTTTGATTTTAATCTACGCTGCCGTAATGATGATTTACTTTTAGAACATGGTTCTGATGGGGAACAATTTATTGATAACAATCTAATTGTATTGGAAGTCAAAGTAAATGATAGTGTTCCATTATGGTTAACCCGTATTTTACAAGCGCTTCAATGTGAACAGCGTAGTGCGTCAAAATACTGTACTAGTATGGAGTTACTGCAGAAAAATCAAATGTCAGAAGGAATAGAAAGAGAATATGTAACAGCAGGAGGAAGATAG